A single window of Pontibacillus chungwhensis DNA harbors:
- a CDS encoding peroxiredoxin-like family protein, protein MGTNMQKQYDEYIAKFKANASIETQGKMQQAIDELEASDLGKGLKVGENAPAFTLPDAKGESVDLYKELQSGPVIITFYRGGWCPYCNMELRAYQQLMKEIHNQGAKLIAISPQTPDQSLTTAEKNELNYHVLSDVGNKVADQFNLVYPLPDYLVDVYKEKGLEVDKHNGDDTWTLPVAATYIINQDGTIAYEYTKADYKDRVEPSEVVEKLKSL, encoded by the coding sequence ATGGGAACAAACATGCAGAAACAGTATGATGAGTATATTGCTAAATTTAAAGCGAATGCTTCAATCGAGACTCAAGGTAAAATGCAACAAGCTATTGATGAGCTTGAGGCGTCTGACCTGGGTAAGGGTTTGAAAGTTGGAGAAAACGCTCCAGCCTTTACACTGCCTGACGCCAAGGGAGAATCTGTTGATTTATACAAAGAGTTACAGTCCGGGCCTGTAATCATTACCTTCTATCGCGGTGGCTGGTGCCCTTACTGTAATATGGAACTTCGCGCATACCAACAACTAATGAAAGAGATCCATAACCAAGGTGCAAAATTGATTGCCATTAGCCCTCAAACTCCTGACCAATCTTTAACCACTGCAGAGAAAAATGAACTAAACTATCATGTTCTTAGCGATGTAGGTAATAAAGTAGCTGATCAATTTAACTTAGTTTATCCGTTGCCTGACTACCTCGTAGATGTGTATAAAGAAAAAGGTCTAGAAGTAGATAAGCATAATGGTGATGATACATGGACGTTGCCTGTTGCAGCTACCTATATTATTAATCAGGATGGAACGATTGCTTATGAATATACAAAAGCAGATTACAAAGATCGAGTAGAACCATCTGAAGTTGTAGAAAAGCTAAAATCATTATAA
- a CDS encoding EamA family transporter gives MLRYMLAVFIGSCSYGVLSTIVKLAYQAGAKTSVVTVGQFLIGWFILFVCYFFSRRKEKISYQDKGKLMLAGIPTGLVGVFYYLALVKVEASLGIILLFQFVWIGIVLDYLFFKRTPDKGKAMSVMILFVGTLMASGIIHGGLIGADLIGIVYGLLAAVSFSLFIFTNASILPALPPVQRSYYMVTGSTLAVLVIFLPSLMNLNGGDSLLSLGTYGIMLGLFGVVIPPFLFAYGMPKIGATLGSILGSAELPVAVGLSMFVLGERVTVIQWIGVVIIFIGIIFPNLYKRR, from the coding sequence ATGCTGAGGTATATGTTGGCCGTCTTCATCGGCTCTTGTTCCTACGGGGTATTATCGACAATCGTCAAACTTGCTTATCAAGCAGGTGCAAAGACTTCGGTGGTGACTGTTGGACAATTTCTGATAGGATGGTTTATTTTATTCGTTTGTTACTTCTTCTCAAGAAGAAAAGAAAAGATTTCGTATCAAGATAAAGGAAAGTTAATGCTTGCTGGAATTCCAACAGGCCTCGTCGGGGTGTTCTATTATTTGGCGCTTGTAAAGGTCGAAGCTTCTCTTGGGATCATTTTACTTTTTCAGTTTGTGTGGATTGGAATTGTTTTAGACTATTTGTTCTTTAAGAGAACGCCTGATAAAGGGAAAGCCATGAGCGTGATGATTTTATTTGTTGGGACCCTTATGGCGAGTGGGATCATTCATGGAGGTCTAATCGGTGCTGATCTGATAGGGATCGTCTATGGCCTGCTAGCGGCGGTGTCCTTTTCTTTATTTATTTTTACGAACGCTAGCATTCTTCCGGCCCTTCCCCCTGTTCAAAGAAGCTATTATATGGTGACTGGGAGTACCCTTGCAGTTCTCGTCATTTTCCTTCCTTCTCTTATGAATTTGAATGGGGGGGATTCACTCCTATCGCTAGGGACGTACGGAATTATGCTTGGATTGTTTGGGGTGGTGATTCCACCATTTCTTTTTGCTTATGGTATGCCAAAAATAGGAGCAACCCTTGGAAGTATACTAGGCTCAGCAGAACTGCCTGTAGCAGTAGGGTTATCAATGTTTGTCTTGGGTGAAAGGGTAACGGTTATACAGTGGATCGGAGTGGTTATTATTTTTATAGGGATTATTTTCCCTAATCTTTACAAGAGAAGGTAA
- a CDS encoding NAD(P)/FAD-dependent oxidoreductase, with product MKSYIVVGSGILGASTAYHLAKQGARVTLVDRQDSGQATDAAAGMVCPWLSQRRNKAWYQLVKNGARYYPELVRDLEQDGQSDTGYKRVGALKLHTEEAKLDKIVTLAKKRREDAPEIGEITKLSREETKSMFPPLSDEYGAVYVSGGARVDGRALRNALVKAAEKRGARIQYGDATLSYEGATVTGVTVNDEFLSGEKVMVTGGAWSKEMLEPLGVRFLVSSQKAQIAHVGLPVKETGDWPVVMPPTNKYILPFDQGRIVMGATHEENEDFNDQVTAGGLHDIFSQVLPIAPGLKEGVFVESRVGFRPYTPGFLPVIGAVPGVNNLLVANGLGASGLTSGPYLGFELANLALGYSSGIDLTPYDVSGAIE from the coding sequence TCTGGACAAGCTACCGATGCCGCGGCTGGTATGGTCTGTCCTTGGCTTTCTCAGCGCAGGAATAAAGCTTGGTATCAGCTCGTGAAAAATGGAGCCAGGTATTACCCTGAGTTAGTTCGAGATTTAGAACAAGATGGACAATCTGATACAGGATATAAGCGTGTAGGAGCTCTTAAGCTTCATACAGAAGAGGCGAAACTGGATAAAATCGTCACATTAGCGAAGAAACGACGTGAAGATGCACCGGAAATAGGTGAGATTACGAAGTTGAGTCGGGAAGAAACGAAATCTATGTTTCCTCCGCTTTCTGATGAATATGGAGCGGTTTATGTGAGTGGCGGCGCACGAGTGGACGGTAGAGCGCTTCGAAATGCGTTAGTTAAGGCCGCTGAGAAAAGAGGAGCACGTATTCAATATGGGGATGCTACCCTTTCTTATGAAGGGGCGACCGTGACGGGTGTTACCGTAAATGATGAATTCCTATCTGGGGAAAAGGTGATGGTTACCGGAGGAGCTTGGTCCAAAGAGATGTTAGAACCTTTAGGGGTTCGCTTCCTTGTCTCATCTCAAAAGGCTCAAATTGCTCATGTCGGTCTGCCGGTTAAAGAAACGGGCGATTGGCCCGTGGTTATGCCTCCTACGAATAAATATATACTTCCATTTGATCAGGGGAGAATTGTGATGGGGGCTACACATGAGGAAAATGAGGATTTTAATGATCAGGTCACAGCCGGAGGTCTTCATGATATTTTCTCACAAGTATTACCCATTGCTCCTGGTTTAAAAGAAGGAGTATTTGTTGAGAGTCGCGTTGGCTTTCGTCCATACACACCTGGATTTCTGCCCGTTATAGGTGCTGTACCTGGAGTGAACAATCTCTTGGTAGCAAACGGGCTTGGAGCCTCTGGGCTCACGAGCGGTCCTTATCTAGGGTTTGAATTAGCTAATTTAGCTTTAGGTTATTCTTCAGGAATTGATTTAACCCCATATGATGTTTCAGGTGCAATTGAATAA
- the fabI gene encoding enoyl-ACP reductase FabI, which translates to MEGKDLLKVNNKNFVVMGVANERSIAWGVAKSLFDAGANVIFTYRKERSFKKLTKILENEQLEATHIVQCDINEDESIQGAFQSIGDQVGTIHGIVHSIAFAHSEDLKGDFIETSRSGYAFAQDTSAYSLIAVAKASRPFMTEGGSIIAMSYLGAERVVEGYNVMGIAKASLEATVKYLASDLGEDQIRVNAVSAGAIRTLAAKGVPSFNEILRHIEEKAPLKKNVTQEEVGDMTLSLLSHLSRGVTGEVIYVDSGYHIMG; encoded by the coding sequence ATGGAAGGTAAAGATCTGCTAAAGGTTAACAATAAGAATTTCGTAGTAATGGGAGTGGCAAATGAGCGTAGTATCGCTTGGGGGGTAGCGAAATCCCTCTTTGATGCAGGGGCTAATGTTATCTTTACTTATCGTAAGGAACGATCATTTAAGAAGCTTACAAAGATTCTTGAGAATGAACAGCTAGAGGCGACACATATCGTGCAGTGTGACATTAATGAGGATGAAAGTATTCAAGGAGCGTTTCAGAGTATTGGTGATCAGGTTGGTACAATCCATGGAATTGTTCATTCCATCGCCTTCGCCCACTCCGAAGATTTAAAAGGAGATTTTATTGAGACAAGTCGAAGCGGATATGCTTTCGCACAAGATACAAGTGCTTATTCCTTAATAGCTGTAGCGAAAGCGAGTCGCCCTTTTATGACGGAAGGTGGCTCTATTATAGCTATGAGTTACTTAGGGGCAGAGCGTGTTGTCGAAGGGTACAATGTGATGGGGATTGCCAAAGCTTCTCTCGAGGCAACGGTGAAATACTTAGCCTCAGACTTAGGCGAGGATCAAATACGGGTGAATGCTGTATCGGCGGGTGCGATCCGGACACTTGCTGCTAAAGGAGTACCCTCTTTCAATGAAATTCTTCGGCATATCGAAGAAAAAGCACCACTTAAGAAGAACGTAACTCAAGAAGAAGTAGGGGATATGACCCTTTCTCTCCTTAGTCATTTATCTAGAGGCGTAACAGGAGAAGTGATTTACGTCGACTCGGGGTATCACATAATGGGATAA